One part of the Patescibacteria group bacterium genome encodes these proteins:
- a CDS encoding MerR family DNA-binding transcriptional regulator — MLNETELIKISEAAKMLGVNMQTLRRWDKSNRLKSFRINPKGYRYYKLADIRLITKDIFSLAKKWVLESTAIEPDDQFFCLDAPTFQSRLNHLEAGLQKIPELKKDFPLISSIVGEIGNNSFDHNLGSWPDIRGIFFAYDLNKKQIVLADRGQGILTTLKRVLPTLINDSEALLTAFTEKISGRSPENRGNGLKYVKKVVVDIQKDTQLKLYFQSGNAFTILDSRTTNLKIEQVDISFRGCLALINF, encoded by the coding sequence ATGTTAAATGAAACTGAATTAATAAAAATCAGCGAGGCTGCAAAAATGCTTGGCGTTAATATGCAAACCTTGCGACGTTGGGACAAATCTAATCGGCTTAAGTCTTTTCGAATTAACCCTAAAGGTTACCGCTACTACAAACTTGCAGATATCCGACTAATCACTAAAGATATTTTTTCTTTGGCCAAAAAATGGGTTCTTGAATCAACGGCTATCGAGCCTGATGACCAATTTTTTTGTCTAGATGCGCCAACTTTCCAATCCAGGCTAAACCATTTAGAAGCAGGCCTGCAAAAAATTCCTGAACTCAAAAAAGATTTTCCTCTTATTAGTTCGATAGTTGGGGAAATAGGCAATAATTCCTTCGACCACAATCTGGGATCATGGCCAGATATCAGAGGTATCTTCTTCGCCTACGATTTGAATAAAAAACAAATCGTCTTAGCTGATAGAGGCCAAGGCATTTTAACTACCCTCAAAAGAGTCCTCCCGACTTTAATAAATGATAGCGAAGCTTTATTGACGGCATTCACGGAAAAAATTTCTGGACGGTCTCCAGAGAATCGCGGCAATGGGCTAAAATACGTTAAAAAGGTAGTTGTTGATATTCAAAAAGATACACAATTAAAATTATATTTCCAGTCTGGAAATGCTTTCACTATTCTAGATAGCAGAACGACTAATTTAAAAATCGAACAAGTCGACATCTCTTTTCGGGGGTGTTTAGCTTTAATTAATTTTTAA
- a CDS encoding M23 family metallopeptidase encodes MRQSGWTGRPIQDLRSTRLRHLLIFILIIFIFILNLSNGSSAKSASNETYKTVLAKLIPNEFGNIADQEFIEDNSPADSLQNIQDKYLAEENKAVNPLHANLEITDNSSDIAFSDDNSSVFKPNFLVVAGDINSSVSSVAKRQEIIYYSVGTGDTISTIARKFNISVNTILWANNLSAFSLIRPGDKLMILPSSGVLYVVAKGDTLSKIAKNYGVSEDQISSSNNLGEHLVIGQKIIIPGGKKLSTATIAKKPSTTSVSGVGVISNLIKSPKAPAAASKMNWPAGAYRITQYFSWRHPGVDIAAKVGTPIYAADSGVVTISQGGWNGGYGNTIVIDHGGGKKTRYGHMSKLFVKVGDSVDKGENIGAMGSTGRSTGPHLHFEIIISGSKYNPLNYIR; translated from the coding sequence ATGCGCCAATCTGGCTGGACTGGCAGGCCAATACAGGACTTACGCAGCACTCGTTTAAGACATCTTCTGATTTTCATCCTAATAATCTTCATTTTCATCCTAAACCTCAGTAATGGTAGCAGCGCCAAGAGTGCCTCCAATGAAACATACAAAACTGTCCTAGCAAAACTGATTCCCAATGAATTTGGCAATATTGCCGACCAAGAATTTATTGAAGACAACAGTCCGGCTGATAGCCTACAAAACATACAAGACAAATATCTAGCTGAAGAAAATAAGGCGGTTAATCCTTTGCACGCCAACCTAGAAATTACTGACAATAGCTCAGACATCGCTTTCAGCGATGACAACAGCTCGGTCTTCAAACCGAACTTCTTAGTAGTAGCCGGCGATATTAATAGCTCGGTCTCCAGCGTAGCTAAAAGGCAAGAAATCATATACTATAGCGTCGGGACTGGAGATACGATTAGCACTATTGCTAGGAAATTCAATATCAGTGTCAATACGATCTTATGGGCTAATAACCTAAGCGCTTTTAGCTTGATCCGTCCAGGAGATAAACTGATGATCCTGCCCTCTTCAGGCGTTTTATATGTAGTGGCTAAAGGCGATACCTTAAGCAAAATAGCTAAAAATTACGGCGTCAGCGAAGACCAGATTAGTAGTAGTAATAATCTAGGGGAACATCTGGTGATCGGGCAAAAGATAATAATTCCTGGCGGAAAGAAGTTGAGCACGGCCACAATCGCTAAAAAACCAAGCACGACCAGCGTGTCCGGAGTCGGTGTTATTTCTAACCTGATAAAATCCCCTAAAGCTCCGGCGGCGGCGAGTAAGATGAATTGGCCGGCCGGCGCCTATCGCATCACCCAATACTTCTCTTGGCGCCATCCCGGCGTTGATATCGCTGCGAAAGTCGGAACGCCGATTTATGCGGCTGACAGCGGCGTAGTAACCATCTCCCAAGGCGGCTGGAACGGCGGCTATGGGAACACTATCGTTATCGATCATGGCGGCGGCAAAAAAACCCGCTACGGCCATATGTCAAAATTATTCGTGAAAGTCGGCGACAGCGTTGATAAGGGTGAAAACATCGGCGCCATGGGCTCAACTGGCCGATCAACCGGTCCCCATCTCCACTTTGAGATTATTATAAGCGGCAGCAAATATAATCCTTTGAATTATATAAGATAA
- a CDS encoding 2,3-bisphosphoglycerate-dependent phosphoglycerate mutase, which produces MTKVVLIRHGQTTFNKKGLFCGWVDAGLTARGRQEAIKAGKDLKRRGFVFDVAFDSYLRRSSQTLSLILKSYPGKRPKIVKDWRLNERHYGDLQGKNKKESVKEFGLEQVMLWRRSYSVRPPKISASNRFDQRDDAKYSGLPVPRTESLQDVEKRVVAFWRDMVIPVLKEDKRVIISASGNSLRALVKHLSKLSAKEVVDFNIPTGIPLVYELSKKFKAEKRYFLASARDLARAVEEVKGQVKVK; this is translated from the coding sequence ATGACAAAAGTAGTTTTAATACGCCACGGGCAAACAACTTTTAATAAGAAGGGCTTGTTTTGCGGCTGGGTTGATGCCGGCTTGACTGCTCGGGGCAGGCAAGAGGCAATTAAGGCCGGAAAGGATCTAAAGCGCCGAGGGTTCGTTTTTGATGTAGCCTTTGATTCTTATTTGCGTCGCAGTAGCCAGACTTTATCCTTAATCCTAAAGAGCTATCCCGGTAAGCGTCCGAAAATAGTTAAAGATTGGCGCTTGAATGAACGTCATTACGGTGATTTACAAGGTAAGAACAAGAAGGAATCAGTTAAGGAATTCGGCTTGGAACAAGTAATGCTTTGGCGTCGTTCCTATTCGGTCCGCCCGCCCAAGATTTCCGCCTCTAACCGTTTCGATCAAAGGGATGATGCTAAGTATAGCGGTCTCCCGGTGCCTCGCACCGAGAGTTTGCAAGATGTAGAAAAAAGAGTTGTCGCCTTTTGGCGTGACATGGTGATTCCGGTTCTCAAAGAGGATAAGCGAGTGATCATTTCTGCCTCTGGCAATAGTTTGCGCGCCCTAGTTAAACACCTCTCGAAACTATCAGCTAAAGAAGTGGTAGATTTTAATATTCCGACCGGCATCCCCTTAGTTTACGAATTATCTAAGAAGTTTAAAGCCGAGAAGCGTTATTTTCTGGCTTCAGCCAGAGATTTGGCTAGAGCAGTGGAAGAGGTTAAAGGGCAGGTTAAAGTTAAATAG
- a CDS encoding phosphopantetheine-binding protein, giving the protein MEGLSKEKVLADLKGMATSKGLDPDDVDLEASPADVGFDSLDIAELVMDIEKKYDISISDSETKALATFGDICDLILEKA; this is encoded by the coding sequence ATGGAAGGATTAAGCAAAGAAAAAGTTTTGGCCGATTTAAAAGGAATGGCCACGAGCAAAGGCCTTGACCCCGATGATGTCGATCTGGAGGCTAGCCCGGCTGATGTCGGGTTTGATTCCTTAGACATTGCCGAATTGGTAATGGATATCGAGAAGAAATACGATATCTCTATCTCTGATTCGGAAACTAAGGCCCTGGCCACTTTCGGTGACATTTGCGACCTGATTCTGGAAAAAGCCTGA